In Pelodiscus sinensis isolate JC-2024 unplaced genomic scaffold, ASM4963464v1 ctg34, whole genome shotgun sequence, the genomic stretch CCCCGCAGTGCATTGTGGGACGGACCCTGGCCACCATGCGTCtgttcctctccccacaggcGAAATCCAAGCCAAGGAGAGCAGGATGCCCCGGCCAACATGGATGTCTCGTGCTTCCCGGAGGAGGCGGAGTCGGAGCCGGCCACGCCCGCGGCTGCCCCCACCACCGAGCACTGCAGcctgcctgggcccctcccccagggggcgGAGCTGGAGGATCAGGATGACGTAATCCTGGCCAGCTTGTCGGACATTCTCCTGGAGCACCCGGCCGTGGCCAcggggcaggaggcggctgcGGCCACGCCGGCGCTCCCAGAGACAGACGCCCCCTCAGAGGCTGaggcccccgccccacccgccCCGGATCCGCCCCGCCCCGTCTCCCCCTCCTTCTACATGCTACGCCTGCCGCCCCCGGCCGGCGCCTACATCCAGAGCGAGCACAGCTACCAGGTGGGCAGCGCCCTGCTGTGGAAGCGGCGGGCGGAGGCGGCGCTGGAGGCCCTGGACCGGGTCCAGCGCCAGCTGCAGGCCTGCAAGCGGCGGGAGCAGCGCCTGCGCCTGCGCATCTGCGAGCTGCAGCGGGAGCGGCGGGCGGCCCCCGACGCGCGGCGCCAGATCAAGGAACATCTCCAGGTCTTCGAGCTGCAGCTGCTGCGGGAGCTGGAGTGAGCCCCCTGCCCGGGACGGCGCGGAGGGGGCGCGTGTgcgtgggggaagggggctttGCTCCGCCCCCAGTACTGCATGGGACTCAGGCCTCTTCGCAGGCCCACCTGAGCTCGCCCCCCACCCACGACAGGCGGCACCGCCAGGCTGCAGATGCGAACAATGAACACACGCACCCCCACCCGACCTTTCCCCCCCGCCAGGCCGTGCATCGGTGGGAGTTGTAAATAAAGGGCTTGTTTTGTAAGGGGGTGATTGTCCCTGTGTGGGCACAGCCCGTGGggcgagtggggctggcaggctgctgcagggTAATGCCAGGGTGGGCACTGCCCCGGTGTGAATGCCCATTTcctgggggagctgtggggcggtCGCAGGGTGGGCACTGCCATGATCTGAGGTTGCCATTAGCTCTAGCCCCCCGGTACCCCTATGCTCTGCCTGtgactccttcctcccccagggctggTTTGAACAGGGCACCTGGAGTTTCTGtttcccagcagggctgctgtCCACAGAGCCCTGCATCGTCGCTGGCATAGAGCTGCGGGCAGGCCCCTGCCAGCTGGCTGTTTTCATGGCCCTGGGCCCTGTGGCCCTTCCCCTTGAGCCTGACATCACCGCTGCGGCCTGTTGGAATGGGGGGCAGAttccccccaccagcccaccctCAGTTTCAGTAACccgggagaggcagggggaggggttaagAAACATCCCAAATGCTGACGTGTCCTCTGTCGCCCCGGCCCAGCGAGTGCCCAGATAGTGCTGCAGCCGAGGGCTCCGTGGCACAGGGCTGCCTGTGCAGGGCGGCTCTTGGGAGGAAGGAAGCCACAGCGCTTTGGAAAGAGCTGAGGTGCGGGACTGCTGGCTTCCCCGCCCAAACCATCGGCCACCTGCGGCACTTGGGGGCCCGTCTGATTAGCAGGGCCAACGTCAGAAGCAACTTCAGCCCCGTCAATTGCGTAggtgaagtcaaaatagctccATTTGGCTgctgccctcgcagcaggacgTCACAGGGAGAACGCCTGTCCTCCGACTCCTTCCAACCTCCCGTCCTCCCACTCCCTCAGACTTCCTGTCCTCCGACTCCTTCCGACCTCCCGTCCTCCGACTCCTTCCGACCTCCCGTCCTCCCACTCCCTCAGACTTCTTGTCCTCCGACTCCTTCCGACCTCCCGTCCTCCGACTCCTTCCGACCTCCCATCCTCCTACTCCCTCAGACTTCCTGTCCTCCGACTCCTTCCGACCTCCCGTCCTCCGACTCCTTCCAACCTCCCGTCCTCCCACTCCCTCAGACTTCCCGTCCTCCGACTCCTTCCGACCTCCCGTCCTCCGACTCCTTCCGACCTCCCGTCCTCCCACTCCCTCAGACTTCCTGTCCTCCGACTCCTTCCGACCTCCCGTCCTCCCACTCCCTCAGACTTCCTGTCCTCCGACTCCTTCCGACCTCCCATCCTCCCACTCCCTCAGACTTCCTGTCCTCCGACTCCTTCCGACCTCCCGTCCTCCTACTCCCTCAGACTTCCTGTCCTCCGACTCCTTCCGACCTCCTGTCCTCCCACTCCCTCAGACTTCCTGTCCTCCGACTCCCTCCGACCTCCCATCCTCCCACTCCCTCAGACACGCAGGAGGGACACGCACACTGCATAGGTctcagcccctccagcagggggcaggagcgacACACCTGCACACTGTGTAGGACCCatcctctccagcagggggcaggagggacacacATGGATACTGCATAGGGCCCAcaccctccagcagggggcaggagggttaTACACACTTCATAGGTCTCAGCCCCTccagtagggggcaggagtgacACACCCTTACACTGTAGGACCCaccctctccagcagggggcaggaggaacacACCTGCACACTGCATAGGTctcagcccctccagcagcaAGCAAGAGGGACACACCCTTACACTGTGTAGGTctcagcccctccagcagggggcaggagggacacatGTGGACACTATATAGGGCCCAcaccctccagcagggggcaggagggacacacATACTGCATAGGTctcagcccctccagcagggggcaggagcgacACACCTGCACACTGTGTAGGACCCatcctctccagcagggggcaggaggaacacACCAGCAGGCTACATAGGTctcagcccctccagcagcaAGCAGGAGGGACACACCCTCACACTGTGTAGGTctcagcccctccagcagggggcaggagggacacatGTGGACACTATATAGGGCCCAcaccctccagcagggggcaggagggacacacATACTGCATAGGTctcagcccctccagcagggggcaggagcgacACACCTGCACACTGTGTAGGACCCCatcctctccagcagggggcaggaggaacacACCAGCAGGCTACATAGGTctcagcccctccagcagcaAGCAGGAGGGACACACCCTCACACTGTGTAGGTctcagcccctccagcagggggcaggagggacacacGTGGACACTGTATAGGGCCCAcaccctccagcagggggcaggagggatataCACACTGCATAGGTctcagcccctccagcagggggcaagaGGCACACACCCCCTTGATGTTGGATCAGTTCAATGTGCCAAGG encodes the following:
- the THAP7 gene encoding THAP domain-containing protein 7; amino-acid sequence: MPRHCSAAGCCTRDTRETRNRGISFHRLPKKENPRRSVWLENCRRKDPSGQGPWNPASDYIYFCSKHFEKSCFEMVGISGYHRLKEGAVPTVFESFSRARWAAKVRPPGQKGGDAKAARAWRRWRRNPSQGEQDAPANMDVSCFPEEAESEPATPAAAPTTEHCSLPGPLPQGAELEDQDDVILASLSDILLEHPAVATGQEAAAATPALPETDAPSEAEAPAPPAPDPPRPVSPSFYMLRLPPPAGAYIQSEHSYQVGSALLWKRRAEAALEALDRVQRQLQACKRREQRLRLRICELQRERRAAPDARRQIKEHLQVFELQLLRELE